A genome region from Natronobeatus ordinarius includes the following:
- a CDS encoding branched-chain amino acid ABC transporter permease — translation MSDDPPENDGGGSGVDGTLGDRFAALPRWQSDLLLIVAALLGVYALIGGLGLVTGLNFGGITRTLRTVTFYAAAYALLVLALNLHWGYTGLFNIGVAGFMAVGAYTMAIATADVDPGVTGTPGLGLPVPVGVVLGMIAAGLVGLIVVLPALRIRADYFAIVTLAFAEVIRLLITSGALREFTVLGRELGTGGGAGINFARLDTVVPSWILYRGGDIEQGTNLFGYQLLTITNALGLERTMVENWLYTLTMLLLVVLVFWLLVRTGNSPFGRLLKAIREDELAAKSLGKDTDVVKIKVFVLGCAIMGLAGIFWQGRNGYVDPNAFLPIVTFYIFIALIIGGSGSNTGSVIGAIVFVGLLLEGPPYVQRIVRQNVDLPRADTVYDGVVSLGSLDPLPLLGYIVGELPNLRFILFGIILIVLMIYRPDGLLGHRNEPASPIDLRRERSPNAGVTTPRRADGGESDE, via the coding sequence ATGAGTGACGATCCACCGGAGAACGACGGCGGAGGTTCGGGCGTCGACGGGACGCTCGGCGATCGGTTCGCAGCGCTCCCCCGCTGGCAGTCCGACCTGCTGCTCATCGTCGCAGCGTTGCTCGGCGTGTACGCCCTGATCGGCGGGCTCGGCCTCGTGACCGGCCTGAACTTCGGCGGCATTACGAGAACGCTTCGGACCGTCACGTTCTACGCCGCAGCGTACGCGCTGCTGGTCCTCGCACTCAACCTCCACTGGGGGTACACCGGGCTGTTCAACATCGGGGTCGCAGGCTTCATGGCCGTCGGCGCGTATACGATGGCGATCGCCACCGCGGACGTCGACCCGGGCGTCACCGGCACGCCGGGACTCGGGCTCCCCGTCCCGGTCGGCGTCGTCCTCGGGATGATCGCGGCCGGACTGGTCGGCCTGATCGTCGTGTTGCCGGCCCTGCGGATCCGTGCCGACTACTTCGCGATCGTCACGCTCGCGTTCGCCGAGGTGATCCGGCTGCTGATCACCTCCGGAGCGCTCCGGGAGTTCACGGTCCTCGGCCGCGAGCTCGGCACTGGCGGCGGCGCCGGGATCAACTTCGCGCGACTCGACACCGTCGTTCCGAGCTGGATTCTCTACCGGGGCGGGGACATCGAGCAGGGAACGAACCTCTTTGGCTACCAGCTGCTCACGATCACGAACGCGCTCGGCCTCGAACGAACGATGGTCGAAAACTGGCTGTACACCCTGACGATGCTCCTGTTGGTCGTCCTGGTGTTCTGGCTCCTGGTACGGACCGGAAACTCGCCGTTCGGGCGACTGCTCAAGGCGATCCGGGAGGACGAACTCGCCGCGAAGTCGCTCGGAAAGGACACTGACGTGGTGAAGATCAAGGTGTTCGTCCTCGGCTGTGCGATCATGGGGCTTGCGGGAATCTTCTGGCAGGGACGCAACGGCTACGTCGACCCCAACGCGTTCTTGCCGATCGTCACCTTCTACATCTTCATCGCGCTGATCATCGGTGGCTCCGGCTCGAACACCGGCAGCGTCATCGGCGCGATCGTCTTCGTCGGCCTCCTCTTGGAGGGACCGCCGTACGTCCAGCGGATCGTCCGCCAGAACGTCGACCTGCCCAGAGCCGACACGGTGTACGACGGCGTCGTGAGTCTCGGCAGTCTCGATCCGCTCCCGTTACTTGGCTACATCGTCGGTGAACTGCCGAACCTCCGGTTCATCCTGTTCGGGATCATCCTGATCGTCCTGATGATTTACCGGCCCGACGGACTGCTGGGCCACCGCAACGAGCCGGCGTCGCCGATCGACCTGCGCCGGGAACGCTCACCGAACGCCGGCGTCACGACACCCCGGCGCGCCGATGGAGGTGAGTCCGATGAGTGA
- a CDS encoding ABC transporter ATP-binding protein, whose amino-acid sequence MSDADSSAINRSADAASDVPLRIDDLKKTFGGVVAVDGASFAVERETITGLIGPNGAGKSTTFNLITGVHTPDSGRVVFEGEEITGLKPNKVANRGLVRTFQIARELSEMTVLENMLLAFEGQQGESLWRSVAPVARKAVIEEERELLERVWQTLELFEIDHLAHEEAGTLSGGQRKLLEMARALLTEPEMLLLDEPMAGVNPSLEKKLIDRIHDLREEGYTFLLVEHDMDVIMEHCEHVIVMHQGAVLSEGTPEEIQADERVIEAYLGGEI is encoded by the coding sequence ATGAGTGACGCCGACTCGAGCGCCATCAACCGGTCCGCCGACGCCGCTTCGGACGTCCCGCTTCGGATCGACGACCTGAAGAAGACGTTCGGTGGCGTCGTCGCCGTCGACGGCGCGAGCTTCGCCGTCGAACGCGAAACGATCACGGGACTGATCGGCCCGAACGGCGCCGGCAAGTCGACGACGTTCAACCTGATCACCGGGGTGCACACCCCGGACTCGGGACGCGTCGTCTTCGAAGGCGAGGAGATCACGGGGCTGAAACCGAACAAGGTCGCCAACCGGGGCCTCGTTCGGACGTTCCAGATCGCCCGCGAGCTCAGCGAGATGACCGTCCTCGAGAACATGTTGCTGGCGTTCGAGGGCCAGCAGGGCGAATCGCTGTGGCGGTCGGTGGCTCCCGTCGCCCGCAAAGCCGTCATCGAAGAGGAGCGCGAACTCTTAGAGCGCGTCTGGCAGACCCTCGAGCTGTTCGAGATCGACCACCTCGCTCACGAGGAGGCCGGGACGCTCTCGGGTGGACAGCGGAAACTCCTCGAGATGGCCCGGGCGCTGTTGACCGAGCCGGAGATGCTGTTGCTCGACGAGCCGATGGCCGGCGTGAACCCGTCGCTCGAGAAGAAACTGATCGATCGAATTCACGACCTGCGCGAGGAGGGCTACACCTTCCTGCTGGTCGAACACGACATGGACGTCATCATGGAACACTGCGAACACGTGATCGTCATGCACCAGGGGGCAGTGCTCTCGGAGGGCACGCCGGAAGAGATTCAGGCGGACGAACGCGTCATCGAGGCCTACCTCGGAGGTGAGATCTGA
- a CDS encoding ABC transporter ATP-binding protein, whose translation MLAVDALDAGYGDFQVLYDVDLTVDEGEYVTIVGPNGAGKSTVMKSVFGLTTYMGGRVEFQGAEISGLRPEEIITHGIGYVPQNDNVFGSLTVRENLEMGAYILDEVPQESLEAVFDKFPILEERQDQKAGSMSGGQQQMVAMGRALMLEPDLLLLDEPSAGLAPDLVDEMFDRVDVINESGTAILMVEQNAKEALRRCDRGYVLVQGRNRYEDDGQALLADEQVRRDFLGG comes from the coding sequence ATGTTAGCCGTCGACGCTCTCGACGCCGGCTACGGCGACTTCCAGGTGCTGTACGACGTCGATCTGACCGTCGATGAGGGCGAGTACGTCACCATCGTCGGCCCGAACGGCGCCGGCAAGTCGACCGTGATGAAGTCGGTCTTCGGGCTGACGACCTACATGGGCGGTCGCGTCGAGTTCCAGGGCGCAGAGATCAGCGGGCTCCGCCCCGAGGAGATCATCACCCACGGCATCGGCTACGTCCCCCAGAACGACAACGTCTTCGGCTCGCTGACCGTCCGCGAGAACCTCGAGATGGGCGCGTACATTCTCGACGAGGTTCCCCAGGAGTCCCTCGAGGCGGTCTTCGACAAGTTCCCGATCCTCGAAGAGCGCCAGGACCAGAAAGCCGGTAGCATGAGCGGCGGCCAGCAACAGATGGTCGCGATGGGCCGGGCACTGATGCTCGAGCCCGACCTGCTGTTGCTCGACGAGCCCTCGGCGGGGCTGGCCCCGGACCTCGTCGACGAGATGTTCGACCGCGTCGACGTGATCAACGAGAGTGGGACCGCGATCCTGATGGTCGAACAGAACGCCAAGGAGGCGCTCCGTCGCTGTGACCGTGGCTACGTGCTGGTCCAGGGACGAAACCGCTACGAGGACGACGGACAGGCGCTACTCGCCGACGAGCAGGTCAGACGCGACTTCCTCGGCGGCTAA
- a CDS encoding ABC transporter substrate-binding protein — translation MSLAGCLGEDDPVAAGDDDGDDDDDDTAPDAPGTDPDERDVMHGILQPETGDLGELGTPIADAAELPAIQLANEGSSVTVDVMREDTQTESEAGISRAEDLVAAGYPSFTGAAASDVTIPVAESVAIPNQVPMISPASTAPGITDLDGDYVLRTAPSDALQGAVMAELAYEDQGFETAAALHTNDAYGQALAAEFSAGFEDLGGEILEEVPFEPEQASYTSELEQVLADDPDLLMIVAFPVSGIQIFRDFYGGFDELPIMVTDGLIEDGLPDDVDNPMDNVVGTSPAAGGPEADAFAELYEDEYGTSPGVFNAQAYDASAVQILANLRGGENDGETVSAHIRAVTDPGGDVVGPSNFADAVELAADGEEIEYQGASSPVVFDENGDMTSVAYDIHDFGDYEITVTDTLEFGD, via the coding sequence ATGTCGCTTGCCGGCTGCCTCGGCGAGGACGATCCGGTCGCAGCGGGCGACGATGACGGCGACGACGACGACGACGACACCGCACCTGACGCACCAGGGACCGACCCTGACGAGCGAGACGTCATGCACGGTATCTTGCAGCCGGAGACCGGCGACCTGGGCGAACTGGGGACGCCGATCGCGGACGCTGCCGAGCTGCCGGCGATTCAGCTCGCGAACGAGGGGAGTTCGGTGACGGTCGACGTCATGCGTGAAGACACTCAGACCGAGTCCGAAGCAGGGATCTCCCGCGCGGAGGACCTCGTCGCTGCCGGCTACCCGTCGTTCACCGGCGCGGCGGCGTCCGACGTCACGATCCCGGTCGCAGAGAGCGTGGCGATCCCCAACCAGGTCCCGATGATTTCGCCGGCGAGCACCGCGCCGGGAATTACCGACCTCGACGGCGACTACGTGCTGCGGACCGCACCGAGTGACGCGCTCCAGGGCGCCGTGATGGCCGAACTCGCCTACGAGGACCAGGGGTTCGAGACGGCAGCGGCTCTCCACACCAACGACGCGTACGGACAGGCACTCGCTGCCGAGTTCAGCGCTGGATTCGAGGACCTCGGCGGCGAGATCCTCGAGGAGGTTCCATTCGAGCCCGAACAGGCGTCGTACACCTCGGAGCTCGAACAGGTGCTCGCTGACGATCCGGACCTGCTCATGATCGTCGCGTTCCCGGTCAGCGGCATCCAGATCTTCCGTGACTTCTACGGGGGCTTCGACGAGCTCCCGATCATGGTCACCGACGGCCTCATCGAAGACGGGCTCCCGGACGACGTCGACAACCCGATGGACAACGTGGTCGGGACGTCGCCGGCCGCCGGCGGTCCCGAAGCCGACGCCTTCGCCGAGCTGTACGAGGACGAGTACGGCACCAGCCCGGGCGTGTTCAACGCCCAGGCCTACGACGCCAGCGCCGTCCAGATCCTGGCGAACCTCCGTGGTGGCGAGAACGACGGGGAGACCGTCAGTGCGCACATTCGCGCGGTCACCGACCCCGGCGGCGATGTCGTCGGCCCGTCGAACTTCGCTGACGCCGTCGAGCTCGCTGCAGACGGCGAGGAGATCGAGTACCAGGGCGCCTCGAGTCCCGTCGTCTTCGACGAGAACGGCGACATGACCTCCGTCGCCTACGACATCCACGACTTCGGTGACTACGAGATCACGGTCACCGACACCCTCGAGTTCGGAGACTAA
- a CDS encoding SDR family oxidoreductase: protein MSAKATFDFEGTVAVITGASGALGSAAVEVFREAGATVCAVDVVAPDEDDALLEPDEAHFYEADLTDEDDVEALFDRLVDDHGGVDHLLNVAGSWRGGDDVAETDLEEFEFLLEVNLKTAFLASKHALPHLREREGSIVSVSARSSLEGGEGDGPYRITKAGIRLLTETLAAENEGVVRANCVMPSVIDTPMNREMMPDADHDSWVEPREIATTMAVLCSDATSVTSGAAVPVYGEA from the coding sequence ATGTCAGCGAAGGCCACGTTCGACTTCGAGGGAACCGTCGCGGTGATCACCGGCGCCAGCGGCGCACTCGGCAGCGCCGCAGTCGAAGTCTTCCGCGAGGCGGGTGCGACCGTCTGTGCCGTCGACGTGGTCGCCCCCGACGAGGACGACGCGTTGCTCGAGCCCGACGAGGCACACTTCTACGAGGCGGACCTGACCGACGAGGACGACGTCGAGGCGCTGTTCGACCGGCTCGTCGACGATCACGGCGGGGTCGATCACCTGCTCAACGTCGCGGGCAGCTGGCGCGGCGGCGACGACGTCGCCGAGACCGACCTCGAGGAGTTCGAGTTTCTCCTCGAGGTGAACCTGAAGACGGCGTTTCTCGCCTCGAAACACGCCCTGCCTCACCTGCGCGAGCGCGAGGGATCGATCGTGAGCGTGAGCGCGCGCTCGTCGCTCGAGGGCGGCGAGGGCGACGGTCCCTACCGGATCACGAAGGCTGGAATCCGACTCCTGACCGAGACGCTGGCGGCCGAGAACGAGGGGGTGGTGCGGGCGAACTGCGTGATGCCGAGCGTGATCGACACGCCGATGAATCGCGAGATGATGCCCGACGCCGACCACGACTCGTGGGTCGAGCCGCGAGAGATCGCCACCACGATGGCCGTCCTCTGTAGCGACGCCACGAGCGTCACGAGCGGTGCCGCGGTGCCGGTCTACGGTGAGGCGTGA
- a CDS encoding phosphoglycerol geranylgeranyltransferase encodes MTGPWDDWNHILKLDPDKKLPDGVTYDDLCATGTDAIEVGGTTGMTEENMSAVIEACADHDVPLYQEPSSPDVVVDDDALDGYLVPTVFNAGSPFWITGAHKEWIRIEGELDWERTTTEAYIVLNGEADVATYTQADCDLSAEDVASYAVVAERMFGQDIVYVEYSGTFGDPELVSAASGALEDATLFYGGGIHDYDSAYTMASCSDVIVVGNLAYDEGVDAIRETVEAANDA; translated from the coding sequence ATGACTGGGCCCTGGGACGACTGGAACCACATCCTCAAACTCGATCCCGACAAGAAACTCCCCGATGGGGTCACCTACGACGACCTCTGTGCGACCGGCACCGACGCGATCGAAGTCGGCGGGACGACCGGCATGACCGAGGAGAACATGAGCGCCGTCATCGAAGCGTGTGCCGACCACGACGTGCCGCTCTATCAGGAACCCTCGAGCCCGGACGTCGTCGTCGACGACGACGCCCTCGACGGCTACCTCGTTCCGACGGTGTTCAACGCCGGCTCGCCGTTCTGGATCACGGGCGCGCACAAGGAATGGATCCGGATCGAGGGCGAACTCGACTGGGAGCGGACGACGACCGAGGCCTACATCGTGTTAAACGGCGAAGCCGACGTCGCGACGTACACCCAGGCCGACTGTGACCTCTCGGCCGAGGACGTCGCCTCCTATGCGGTCGTCGCCGAACGGATGTTCGGCCAGGATATCGTGTACGTCGAGTACTCGGGCACCTTCGGCGATCCCGAACTCGTCTCGGCCGCGAGCGGCGCGCTCGAGGATGCGACGCTGTTTTACGGCGGTGGCATCCACGACTACGACTCGGCGTACACGATGGCCAGCTGTTCTGACGTGATCGTCGTCGGGAACCTCGCCTACGACGAGGGCGTCGACGCGATCCGGGAGACGGTCGAGGCGGCCAACGACGCCTGA
- a CDS encoding universal stress protein, whose translation MAAAQRDGSDSRSNREYTLVVAVADLESVEQLLRTAIDLARANDGSLLVVTVVHKTATSPFRLFHDERIKAEFAGGHHDVLERAVRVAENASVPVEDRLLIGTDVAGAILTAVEDVEADELFLGWQERPRPSDIVLGTTVDPVIRRAPCDVFVERVGTTADGVDSVLLSTVGGPHVRPATELVAAVAAANDATATVVSYVDPDGDETERMAARDHVESASKRLPDVPVDGAVRESDDVADSIVTAADDHDLVVLGATRERRFRRQVVGTVAETVSRRAAPPVVIAKRHSERSLLSSVFDRW comes from the coding sequence ATGGCGGCCGCTCAACGGGACGGTTCCGATTCACGTTCGAATCGGGAGTACACGCTCGTCGTCGCAGTCGCGGACCTCGAGAGCGTCGAGCAGTTGCTGCGGACGGCGATCGACCTCGCGAGGGCGAACGACGGATCGCTGCTGGTCGTGACCGTCGTCCACAAGACGGCGACCTCGCCATTTCGACTCTTTCACGACGAACGCATCAAAGCGGAGTTCGCCGGAGGACACCACGACGTGCTCGAGCGGGCGGTGCGGGTGGCAGAGAACGCGTCGGTACCGGTCGAGGACCGGCTGCTGATCGGGACCGACGTCGCGGGGGCGATCCTCACGGCCGTCGAGGACGTCGAGGCCGACGAGCTCTTTCTCGGCTGGCAGGAACGGCCCCGCCCCTCTGACATCGTCCTCGGAACGACGGTCGACCCGGTCATCAGACGGGCGCCCTGTGACGTCTTCGTCGAACGCGTCGGAACCACTGCGGACGGCGTGGACTCGGTCCTGCTCTCGACCGTCGGTGGCCCCCACGTCCGACCGGCGACGGAGCTCGTGGCGGCCGTCGCAGCCGCGAACGACGCGACGGCAACGGTGGTCTCGTACGTCGATCCTGATGGGGACGAGACCGAACGGATGGCAGCCCGCGACCACGTCGAGTCGGCTTCGAAGCGGCTTCCGGACGTCCCCGTCGACGGCGCGGTCCGAGAGAGCGACGACGTCGCCGACTCGATCGTGACTGCAGCCGACGACCACGACCTGGTCGTCCTCGGTGCGACGCGAGAGCGGCGGTTCCGACGCCAGGTCGTCGGCACGGTCGCTGAAACGGTCAGTCGGCGTGCCGCCCCACCCGTCGTGATCGCGAAGCGCCACTCCGAGCGAAGCTTGCTCTCGAGTGTGTTCGACCGGTGGTGA
- a CDS encoding SIR2 family NAD-dependent protein deacylase — protein MDDLERLAEEIREADTVVALTGAGISAPSGVPTFRGDDGVWDRFEEGQFTYGRFQRDPAGFWTDRLELYETMFGDGYEPNAAHETLAELACDGHLDAIATQNTDGLHAQAFETVTDSDVDDKDDSSADLLELHGNAHRVRCVDCGRRQSNEPILERVREGELPPRCACGGVYKPDVVLFGERLSAATLQRSRQLARESDVFLAIGSSLVVEPAASLPRQAARTGGSLAIVNLEATPCDGDATAVFRDDVTEALPRLRDAVTARE, from the coding sequence ATGGACGACCTCGAGCGACTCGCCGAGGAGATCAGGGAGGCCGACACGGTCGTCGCGCTGACCGGCGCGGGCATCTCCGCGCCCTCGGGGGTGCCTACCTTCCGCGGCGACGACGGCGTCTGGGACCGCTTCGAGGAGGGCCAGTTCACCTACGGCCGGTTCCAGCGCGACCCGGCCGGCTTCTGGACGGACCGGCTCGAGCTCTACGAGACGATGTTCGGCGACGGCTACGAGCCAAACGCCGCCCACGAGACGCTCGCCGAACTCGCCTGTGACGGCCACCTCGACGCCATCGCCACGCAGAACACCGACGGGCTGCACGCGCAGGCGTTCGAGACGGTTACCGACAGCGATGTCGACGACAAGGACGACTCGAGCGCCGATCTGCTCGAGCTGCACGGCAACGCCCACCGGGTACGCTGCGTGGACTGTGGTCGCCGACAGTCGAACGAGCCGATCCTCGAGCGTGTGCGCGAGGGGGAGCTCCCGCCGCGGTGTGCGTGTGGTGGCGTCTACAAACCCGACGTGGTGCTCTTCGGTGAACGGCTCTCGGCTGCGACGCTCCAGCGCTCACGGCAACTGGCCCGCGAGAGCGACGTCTTCCTCGCGATCGGTTCCTCGCTGGTCGTCGAGCCGGCCGCCTCGCTCCCCCGACAGGCGGCCCGGACGGGCGGCTCGCTCGCGATCGTCAACCTCGAGGCGACGCCGTGTGACGGGGACGCGACCGCGGTGTTTCGCGACGACGTGACGGAAGCCCTCCCTCGACTCCGGGACGCGGTGACGGCACGCGAGTGA
- a CDS encoding antitoxin VapB family protein translates to MGKKTISVSEETYRRLERERRADEDVSDVIDRLLPGDDENPLRELVGLVDDDELGALRRRTVAFRDDVDGRLEATDDE, encoded by the coding sequence ATGGGAAAGAAAACGATCAGCGTCAGTGAGGAGACGTACCGTCGACTCGAGCGCGAGCGGCGAGCGGACGAGGACGTAAGCGACGTCATCGATCGGCTACTCCCCGGGGACGATGAAAATCCGCTCCGGGAGCTGGTTGGGCTCGTCGACGACGACGAACTCGGGGCGCTTCGACGACGAACGGTCGCGTTCAGGGACGACGTTGATGGGCGACTCGAGGCGACCGACGACGAGTGA
- the aspS gene encoding aspartate--tRNA(Asn) ligase has translation MQDRTYTADAEPGDEVTVAGWVHEVRDLGGIAFLILRDTTGQIQVKFEKEEMDDDLVETGLGASRESVVSVTGAVEEEPRAPTGVEVTPESVEVVAPADPELPLDPSGKVDADISTRLDNRTLDLRKPEVQAIFEIRAEILRAAREQFRELECTEITTPKIVATGTEGGTELFPITYFGREAFMNQSPQLFKQLIAGSNLERVFEIGPIFRAEEHNTPRHLNEATSIDFEGTYCDATDAMDVAEAVVTAAYEGVAENCADQLETLGLADDFEVPEGDFPRLTYEEAIERINATGKLDEQLVWGDDLPTEGEKALGEDVGSHYFITDWPSEIKPFYIKDHDDDEQLSTGFDLMHPRMELVSGGQREHRYEKLEEGFEQQGLDPEEFEYYTKMFKYGMPPHAGFGLGGERLVMTILELENIREAVLFPRDRQRLSP, from the coding sequence ATGCAGGATAGAACCTACACGGCAGACGCCGAGCCAGGCGACGAGGTAACCGTCGCCGGCTGGGTCCACGAGGTCCGTGACCTCGGTGGCATCGCGTTCCTGATTCTCCGCGACACGACCGGGCAGATCCAGGTCAAGTTCGAGAAAGAAGAGATGGACGACGACCTCGTCGAGACGGGACTCGGCGCCTCCCGCGAGAGCGTCGTCAGCGTCACCGGCGCAGTCGAGGAGGAACCCCGCGCGCCGACGGGCGTCGAGGTCACGCCCGAGTCGGTCGAGGTCGTCGCACCCGCCGACCCCGAACTGCCGCTGGACCCCTCCGGGAAGGTCGACGCCGACATCTCGACGCGGCTCGACAACCGCACGCTCGACCTGCGTAAGCCGGAGGTACAGGCCATCTTCGAGATCCGTGCCGAGATCCTCCGGGCCGCCCGCGAGCAGTTCCGCGAGCTCGAGTGCACCGAGATCACGACCCCGAAGATCGTCGCCACGGGGACCGAGGGCGGCACCGAGCTGTTCCCCATCACCTACTTCGGCCGCGAGGCGTTCATGAACCAGAGCCCGCAGCTGTTCAAGCAGCTGATCGCCGGCTCCAACCTCGAACGAGTCTTCGAGATCGGCCCGATCTTCCGCGCCGAAGAGCACAACACGCCCCGCCACCTGAACGAGGCGACCTCGATCGACTTCGAGGGCACCTACTGCGACGCGACCGACGCGATGGACGTCGCCGAGGCGGTCGTCACGGCCGCCTACGAGGGCGTCGCCGAGAACTGCGCCGACCAGCTCGAGACGCTGGGCCTCGCGGACGACTTCGAGGTGCCCGAGGGCGACTTCCCCCGGCTCACCTACGAGGAGGCCATCGAGCGCATCAACGCCACGGGCAAGCTCGACGAACAGCTCGTCTGGGGCGACGACCTCCCGACCGAGGGCGAGAAGGCCCTCGGCGAGGACGTCGGCAGCCACTACTTCATCACCGACTGGCCGAGCGAGATCAAGCCATTCTACATCAAAGATCACGACGACGACGAGCAGCTCTCGACCGGCTTCGACCTGATGCACCCGCGCATGGAACTGGTTTCGGGCGGGCAGCGTGAACACCGCTACGAGAAGCTCGAGGAAGGCTTCGAACAGCAGGGGCTCGACCCCGAGGAGTTCGAGTACTACACGAAGATGTTCAAGTACGGCATGCCGCCCCACGCCGGCTTCGGCCTCGGTGGCGAGCGGCTCGTGATGACGATCCTCGAGCTCGAGAACATCCGCGAGGCTGTTCTCTTCCCGAGAGATCGCCAGCGGTTGTCGCCGTAG
- a CDS encoding pantoate kinase: MADEATAFVPGHITGFFSAHPDDDPTKAGSRGAGLTLTDGVTVTVRPAERGELRLEGEPIDVDPVTTVLETLEVGARVEAESDLPLGAGFGVSGAMALGTALAANRVFDRRLSTNELVTIAHGAEVQAGTGLGDVVAQAHGGIPIRLEPGAPAHNELDSIPARARVEYVSFGGLSTADVLSGDTDQLTRAGREALSRIVAEPTLPSFVYASRRFAREAELLTSRTHEAIEDVAAVGGQASMAMLGDTVFALGTGLTDAGYEPSVCATHPAGATLQ; this comes from the coding sequence ATGGCTGACGAGGCGACGGCGTTCGTTCCCGGGCACATCACCGGTTTTTTCAGCGCGCATCCGGACGACGACCCGACGAAAGCCGGCTCCCGGGGGGCCGGACTCACGCTCACCGACGGGGTGACCGTGACGGTTCGGCCGGCCGAACGAGGTGAACTCCGCCTCGAGGGCGAGCCGATCGACGTCGATCCCGTGACGACGGTGCTCGAGACGCTCGAGGTGGGTGCTCGAGTCGAGGCCGAGTCGGACCTCCCGCTGGGGGCGGGTTTCGGTGTCTCCGGCGCGATGGCGCTGGGGACGGCGCTCGCGGCGAACCGCGTCTTCGACCGGCGGCTCTCGACGAACGAACTGGTGACGATCGCCCACGGGGCGGAGGTCCAGGCGGGGACCGGACTGGGTGACGTCGTCGCCCAGGCCCACGGCGGCATCCCGATCCGGCTCGAGCCCGGCGCGCCGGCACACAACGAACTGGACTCGATTCCGGCGCGTGCTCGCGTCGAGTACGTCTCTTTCGGCGGACTCTCGACCGCCGACGTGCTCTCGGGCGACACCGACCAGCTCACGCGGGCGGGGAGGGAAGCGCTCTCGCGAATCGTCGCGGAGCCGACGCTCCCCTCGTTCGTCTACGCCTCGAGGCGCTTTGCCCGCGAAGCGGAGTTGTTGACGTCACGGACGCACGAGGCGATCGAGGACGTGGCCGCTGTCGGCGGCCAGGCGTCGATGGCGATGCTCGGCGACACGGTCTTCGCGCTCGGCACCGGTCTCACCGACGCAGGCTACGAGCCGTCGGTGTGTGCGACGCACCCGGCCGGCGCGACGCTGCAGTGA
- a CDS encoding 4-phosphopantoate--beta-alanine ligase, which translates to MSEYDSAPPEVDHEEEIPEDHPRYTDLVTRHRIEEGVKKGITHLQGMHAEGRGSAFDYLLGEETIPSADEAERAAAATFLLADHPVCSVNGNVAALVPEEIVELADVVDADLEVNLFNRTPERIEAIADHLFAHGAEQVKGIEADARLPNLEHARARVDEDGIYAADVVMVPLEDGDRAEALAAMGKTEIVIDLNPLSRSPRVADVPIVDNIVRAVPNVTAHARDLADADEAELEAIVEAFDPETALEAAEARIRRGALEE; encoded by the coding sequence GTGAGCGAGTACGACAGCGCCCCGCCGGAGGTCGACCACGAAGAGGAAATTCCCGAGGATCACCCCCGCTACACCGACCTCGTGACCCGACACCGGATCGAGGAGGGCGTGAAGAAGGGCATCACCCATCTCCAGGGAATGCACGCCGAGGGTCGCGGGAGCGCCTTCGATTATCTGCTGGGCGAGGAGACGATCCCGAGCGCCGACGAGGCCGAACGCGCCGCCGCCGCGACGTTCTTACTCGCCGACCACCCCGTCTGCTCGGTCAACGGCAACGTCGCCGCGCTCGTCCCCGAAGAGATCGTCGAACTCGCCGACGTCGTCGACGCCGACCTCGAGGTGAACCTGTTCAATCGGACGCCCGAGCGCATCGAGGCGATCGCCGACCACCTCTTCGCCCACGGTGCCGAACAGGTGAAAGGGATCGAAGCCGATGCCCGCCTCCCGAACCTCGAGCACGCCCGTGCCAGGGTCGACGAAGACGGCATCTACGCGGCCGACGTCGTCATGGTCCCGCTCGAGGACGGCGACCGGGCTGAGGCACTGGCGGCGATGGGGAAGACCGAGATCGTGATCGACCTCAACCCGCTCTCGCGCTCGCCGCGAGTCGCGGACGTCCCGATCGTCGACAATATCGTCCGTGCGGTACCGAACGTCACGGCCCACGCCCGCGACCTCGCCGACGCCGACGAAGCCGAACTCGAGGCGATCGTCGAGGCGTTCGACCCCGAGACGGCGCTCGAGGCGGCCGAAGCACGGATCCGACGCGGAGCCCTCGAGGAGTAA